The Eublepharis macularius isolate TG4126 chromosome 12, MPM_Emac_v1.0, whole genome shotgun sequence genomic sequence TGTTAAAAGTAAAGCTTTATGAGAAATTTAGAGTACATATACACTGGAAGACCTAAACTGGTTTATCTGTCACACCTTTCCTTCACACAAGAAAGGTcttaaggggtgggggagatacaGCTGCCAGAATTCCTCAGAGAAAGCCATGAGAATTAAACCAGTTTAAAACCACTTTCCATTCACGTAGTAGACCCACTCTCTCTCACAGTTGCCATTCTTGAATGATGTTTAAAGCTATGGCTCCATCTAGTGTACGGTCAGGATAgttgttaatattatttttattcatttgggGAGGCAAAATTCTGCACCTATTGACAGCAGTTGGGGAAAAAAATTCCACTTTATATTCATGACAAACAAAAGGCAGGCCAGTCAGTAAACAGAagtaaaaaatgattaaaagaaGCACAGAATATATAAGACAATGATAGGAGATAAGTAAGCACCCAGGATTCCATTTACCCTCATGGGAATGTTCTCTTATGAAAGTtctctgcaagcagaaaactagaaCATCAAGGTGAAACCAAGCATTTCTTCCTGACAAAAACACACAACCCTACCCACTACTGCAGCTTATGTCTAGAGAAAGTGTTAACCTTCTGTACTCTGACCCTATTAACCAGACCTCAGGTTTGTTTCACTGGCAGCTCCCTACTGCTCATAGCTTAGAGCACAAACTTGCCCTGGAATCTGAAACAGCACCTATGGTTGGGATTCCTGTGTTTTCATTAGAAAGAGTGGCCACTATCAAGTTGAAGAAAGGATACTAGTTCTCAGTGAAAAAAATGGTGTATTAGTGGGTAGAATAAAACAGCCCTAATGTTCCCCTTCTCCAAAACTCAAGGTTCCTGATGGATTTTGCTTTGGAGTTCATCCCAGGGAAAGCTGATGTCCACCtctttcattttttcctggtAAAGATGATGAAATGCAGCACTCTGTTCTGGGGTGAAGTGATTTTTCCAATCCCCAGAGATGCCTAAAGCAGGGGAGAGAAGAGTCGTTACCCTATAACATTCCCTGTTAGCAGAACTTTGAACTGCAGACAGTCCCATAAAgtgattataataataacattcgatttatataccgcctttcaggatgacttaacaccccctcagagcgatttacaaagtatgccaatattatccccacaacaaaacaccctgtgaggtgggtggggctgagagagctccagagagccgtgatcagcccaaggtcacccagcaggcttcaagtggaggagtgaggaatcaaacccggttctccagattagagtcctgcactcttaaccactacaacaaactagCTCCCTGTCAACTTCAGTTTTACCTTTTCTGAAGAAAGGGCTGACTTTTTGGTCCATAACATCATCCGGAATGAGGCTGTAATTCACCATCTTGTTGCTCTTCATTGTCTCGAAGGAGGCATTCGCCACAACGGAGTCCACAGCAGAGGCATCTAAGTCCTTGCCAAGGAATTGGCAGATGCGGAGGACACTGCCTTGAAGATTCTGGGAAAATGGAGAACCGCAAGTTAGGCTAGAGGGCCAGAGACCAGGCTAGGCTGGCCAGTGGATCTCACCCATGGCAGCAGGTAATGAggaccaaagattttttttttaaagtcattcaCCTGCAGCAATTCATCATAGGTTAGAAGCAGAAAATTTATCTGGTTCCTGTAAACCAACCAGCCCTTGACATGATCAAACCAGGAGCCAAAGAGAACTGGGGAGCAGATATAAAAGAAGAGATGTTTTATTTTCATCCATTAAAAAAAGCAGTATGGAAAATTTAAGACAAAATCAATTAACTGCCTAAAGTCTTGCACACCAGGAACCTTAGGGTTGAATCTAGTTTAATATTTCCATGAGCACAAGAGAAACATtgttctggatccaacccataatttcAGCCATGACTGATTAATGTACACATGCAAGGAACTAACAGCCCAAGGACAGAGTGAGAGCAGATTTGCAGAGTACcaataaaaaatgtaataaatctgaattgtaagatgctttgagtaCCAATTTAACTGAGACAGCAGGATATAAGTACAACTGAAAAATACTCAGTACATAACAGAACCATTcttgttggtaaaatgtggtttggatcctactactgttagGTTTATTTGTAAGcagttgacagatcgcacccaaagaatgcttgtaAATGGTTTTTCATCCTTTTGAAGAGGAGTGGCAAGTGGAGTGCCTCGGGGATCTGTCCTTGGCCTTGTGTCATTCAACGtctttataaattatttggatgaaggaataaagggtgtgtttgttaaatttttagatgatactaaattgggaggggtagcaaatacagtaaaaGACAAAAATCAATATTCAGGATGATCTTGGTAGGCTGGAAAACTTGGCTAAAACtaagaaaatgaatttcaacagagataaatgtaaaattctgcatttaggtgGAAAACTcatatgcataattataggataggaGAGACTTTTCTttgcagtagtacatgtgaaaaagaTCTAGGGGTCTGAGTAGACCACACACTGAGCATGATCCAGCAGTGTGATGCGATTGCTAAAAGGTCAAATACAATTTTAGGCCGTATCAACAGAAGTGTTTCTGTCACTTTACTGTGCTCCGGTTAGACcacacttggagtactgtgttcagttttgggcaccgcagtttaagaaggataatgagaagctggaacgtgtccaaagaagggcaacaaagatggtgagagtCTGGAGACctagtcctatgaggaaagggtgaaggagcttggaatgtttagcctggagaggaggcgactgagaggtgataggacaaccatcaagtacttgaagggctgccatatagaggatggtgcgttGTTTTCCGCCactccagaaggtcagaccagaaccaatcggttgaaattaagtcaaaagagttttcggctaaatgtTAGGAAGGACTTCCTAACATGAAGAGCGGTTCCTCAATGGAATAGGCTTCCtaaggaggtggtgggctctccttcagaAGTTTTTAAGGAGAccctagatggccacctgacagcaatgatgattctattaCTCAATATGAATGcaggcagagagggagagggagggcatgaagagatgagctggtgctaggctctcatggtCTTTTCTTACATGTCCAAGGTAATGCTCattgccactttgaggtcaggaaggaatttccggGCCATAttggccagggatcttggaggttttttcccttcctctgtgcatagagcaagggtcactgggggtggggggagtgagggAAGGGGGTAGCTGTTAATTTCCAGTttttgcaaggggttggacttgatgaccctttgtgtccctttcagctctatgtttctaactGACACTGGTCTGTATGTTAAACCGTAACATGGTTGCTTCAAGAATGATGCAAAACGGTGAATAGGAATCAAGATCAAACCAGTCAGACTTGCTGATAGTATCACGCCCTTCTTGTATGTAGACCACCCTACATGACTTATTAAGAAATCATTGGCATGTTTCTTCTGAAATAGTATAAAATCGTCAAGCACTCCAGAACACATTGTTCCAcaagagagaaaaggaaggatGTACGGAGAAGGCAATGTGGCTAAGGGAGTCACTATTGGAGCAcagtggaaaggggaggggaatgttACAACTTGTGATCCTCAACTGTCCGTTCTCCTAAATACTCTGTCCCTGCTACCTCACCAAAGAACTCAAGACTCCCGGCTGCCACTTCTGCCAGCATACTTTTTCCTGCAGAAAACATCTCGATGAATTCGCCAAAATCTTCCTTGTACTCCAGAAATGAGGACATCTTGGCATAATAATAGAGTGACACGCAGACATCTCTCGGGTCCCGGACTGTGTAAATGGCCTGGAAAAGAGGGTTGTTGGGGCTTGAACCAATTCCATGCCAGTGGTGCTCAACCTATCTTAAGGAGGCACAGACAGTCGCTAGGGACATGATGCCCCTAAACAATGTCAGGAGAAGGTACCAGTcctcactgcctcctcctcccgaTCCATGTAATCCAACGGCTCTGTGCCCCCATCCCAGCATGTTAATTGTGATCACCCATAGAGTCACCTTGGCCTGGGAAGCAAAAAAAGATTCTGGAAAgagagtggagggcaagtgagagGTGATGAGACGGGGCCCGGGCCGGTTTTCCAAGTATTCAACTGCCGTCTTCTGTTCGATCCAGGGCACCCTTTCCCAGGAGGGAACTGACTGTGACAGTGTGGGATCCCCATTGCTGTGAATCAGGGAGAGGATTTCTTGCATCCATGTTGTCCCTAGGGGAAAGATaagaaaaacattttccactgatTCCCTGAAACTGCCGGGACTCGGAACATATACACTCAACTTTTTGAAAAAGACACGTACCCAATATTATGGTTGCGTCCCATTTCCTGGCTGGCAGGATTCCTCTGCCTTTTGATAGCAGCTCGACATGCAGCAGTTCAACAGGTGCTGCTTTCCACCGCACATGAAAAGTTGCACCTGTTGAAATTCTTGCCTGCCAGACAACTGTTTAAAGCAAAGGAGCCTTACCATGCATTATGCCAAGAAGTACTTCCCTTTTTCGGGCCTGAAAATCCAGGGTGTGTTTGCAGGTGTCTCACCAGATTTGGGGTATGTGATGCTGAAGACATCGCTGTCACGCACCTGGAAGCTCTGATGGGCGTATCGGACACTTGCCTCGGTATGGACGAGACTTGGAAAAGTTATTCCACCATACTCTATGGAGCGTGGTACTTGTCTGGCCATGGGTCTTTTGTAGGgaaaaagaaaggcagaaaaaGATATGGAACTGATGAAGCTGCCCTCCATTTCCCAGAGCTGGGGAGGAAGAGGACCCCTCCCCCGGCAAACAACAAAGGACTGGAATAGGACTGAAGGAAAGTTTTCAGCCATTAGAACCATGATTGAAAatgaggggagggagaaagactgGGCTGTATCCCATGGAACATTTCTGCTCTTGTGCAAGCGGGAACACAAGACAGTCACTGCAAGTAGTCTTTGCAAGCTAAGTCAACTTTGACTGTCTCCCGTCTTGTATTTCCACTCATACAAGACATAGCAAATTTCAATACCCCCCCCCCGACCTTCTTTGATCAAATCATACAGCATCTCCAAATTAGACTGTAATGACAGCATCCAATAACCTTGAGATTTTGTACAGAGAAACACTAactggaaatgaaaaaaaaatgtactgGGTCTCCCAGTACCTTTTGTGCAATGCCTTGCGTAAACTGAAGTGTGTTAAGTCAAACTTCGCTCCTGCTATGGCATGACAGGACCCAGCCCGCTCTTTGCAGTTCCCTATGTCCCTCCCCCTTATCTTTTTTTTGACAGGGAGATAAACCACCCACCTTTCCCGGTACTGGATCCCTAGGAGCGCTTGGCTTTTCAGTCCTTTCCAGCCTCCTCTGCTGTATCCTGGTTCTTTGCAATAGCCTGTGCTGACAGAAAATGTGGGCTACCAGCTACAGGAAGTTACAAAAGAAGACTTTGTTCTTCTCGGGGAAGGGAGCCAGTGAGGTAAAATCAAGGTCACGTCTCTCTATGGACAGCTCTTCCAGCCTCCATCATACCAAAAACCAGGCATACACCCAAGCTCTGAGATCACAACACTCTATCCACCTCTTACCTCAAGCTGCTCCTTCCCATCTCTATGTAATCATTGAATGATCACATTGTTCAAAATTGTTTATCTCAGAAATTTgctattttttccccttaagtGGGAGAGAATGCATGCTGCCTTCTGAACAAGAAAGCCTTGGCTCTCCGGCTGCCCCCTACCTTGTCTCGTCCTTTCCAGGAAGATGGTGTTCTCCCCCCCCACTCTTCTTTAGTTTCTCCAGACACCTTTCCCAGACAATGCAGGAGTTGGTTTCCATTGCTAGGCTAGCCCACCATACAAGCAGGAACTCCAGCAAGAGTGGCTCCTTTTCTTTTGACAGGAGGTTTTATGTACCCATAATGAAGATTTGGTATATCCTTCTGCATATAAGAGTAATGCATGTTTAAGGGTGGCAACTCTGCTCCCTTATCTGGTGCCCAAACTCTCCCATATCCTGGGACTCTGTCTTCTAACATAAAACCCATCTCTCTTCTTCCAACATGACTGCAAATATTAGCTCCTCAGTCTGTCTAAATAGGTTGCCACATGAACACACACCccttccaaaaaaaaccccaaacctataCAGGCCTGCTCTTGTACCTTTACCAGTGGCTTGATAAACAGAATTTAGCTAGTGAATCTGCTGAAAGTACAAAGATAAATATGATCACCCACTAAATATATTCAGATCCAACTGGAGTGaaaagcagaggagcagggacCAGTAACAAAGTTGGCAACCGCCAACCTAACTTACTGGCACTCCTCTTCCAGGGGATTCTCATCTCTTTCTTTCCCCTATTTGGGCTATAAACGACTGACGTAGGCTAATAAACCACGACAGAGTGATTGCCGCGGAGAGGATTTCTGTTACCACCCGATGCCAACTCAAACACAATGAAGCAGATTTTCAATAGGAATTCAGCTGAAAATTCAGCTGTTGTGTAACCAAGCAATAAGAGATTAAGTAACATACAAGCATGCGTAAAAACATCCCACTGATGCTGCTGGACCAGTCTAGTTTActcacctccctccctccagtctcTTACACCCACTCCCCTATCAGAAGACACAGGagttctgcccccctccccgcattCTCCCTTCTTTTTCTAATTATTCTAcaggtgcctcccctcccctccctccagtgtGGAGATGCAGCAATAGGAAAagctggatttctgcctgttttgcTAAAGCCAAAAGAGCTCTGatggggggagggtggaattaGCCCTCCCGGCTGTCCAGTTTATCTTGCTAGATCACTTATTCTGGCTTTTATATTCATTGAGAACGACtgctcttcccttccctccttctccccccacACCACAACCTGGCTCGCTCACTGCCCCCCTCCTTTTTAACCCACTGAGTCCCCTTCTCAACTAAATAATcattatattcagggcttttgaGGGTTCAGAGTACATCCTATACATTATTCtgcaatccttacaacaaccctacaaggtaTTACTATTCCcacaaggggaggggggtgacGCATAGAGTTGCCTATGGTGATCCAGTGAGTTGAAGTAGAGAGGCACAATTTGAACCCATGACTTTCAGGTGCACAGCTCAGCCACAGCACATAATATGCTACTCTGGCATCTGTTTAGCCATGCTGTTTCCCAGCCTTTCTCTGCTCTCAAACTAATAAACCTCAATTCCCTCCCGAGAAGCGAGAAATCGTGGCTCTCAGCCCTTCCCTTCTCATAACCTACTAAATTTCACTTCATTCCCAAGGGACCCAGGAGTCCTGATTTTGCGATAACCAATCCAATGAAGGCAGCACTGGGCGGGACTTCCCTTTGAATAAACTTCCAAGCTTTGCCTTCTTACTAGGGAACCTCAGCCTTAAGGTGGCACGGCAGAGATGCTCTTGGATCTTGGTGTCCAGCAGGATTGCCAACTGGCTAGGAATGTCATTGGTCAGGCCAAAATGCTACCCTCGTGGCCTGATGCCCAAATTAAGGTATGCAAAGTGGGCTGGGGGATTGGGAATGGCTAAACTAGGCCAAGCCATCTGGAGTCAGACATCATTATAGGTTTGGAAAAGAAATCCAGTAATTATGAGAAGCTTGCCACTCAAGAGTTCGCAACAATATGTGAAATTCACAGCCCAGAACTcgctttggcatctctgggttCTAGCAACCTGATACAGGTGAACTTATTCCTGGGGAAAGCCTCTATTAGTCtcctccacctcccctcccctcccctcatcatGCTGGTTTTTAACCTATTGCCCCACAGCCTCTGGTCTTCTTGCCTCTCGGCATCCCTATTTTACCCATTTTCAATCCCAGCCAAACAGACAGTTTCCCTTCCCTCAATACAACTCCATACATTCCGCTGCCCAAAGCTGTGTTCTCCTGAACTGCAGCTATGCTGGGCAACATCGCATTAACTCACCAGCATCTGAGAGGCTTCACTACCCCAACTGCAATCAAATAAAAAGATTAAGCCGCCAACGGCAGTCAACGTCTTCCCTTTCAGGACATGCAAGCAGTTGTGACAAAAGGCCAGAATCCTCCtttctgaggccaagctcagggGCTTGGGGGATCTCACATCTGGATATGCCAGATACCCTCTCACTGAGAAGGTACTTGTTGGGAGGGGGCCAGCTTTCCGCCTCCTCCTGTCCCTACTATAATCCCATATTGAAGAATACAGGATCTGGAGCAACCCCTGTAGATTGCCAGGCAACCACTGACCCCGCTAAAGTTCCCATATAAACAGAAGTGGCATGGAAGTGCctctgtggttgcctagcaacccccctaATGCCTCCTCTGGATCTCCACTCTCTCCCAAAGCAAACATTGGGCCTCAGACCCAGCTTCTGACTTTCCTCCTGAATCGATTGATCTGGAATAAATATCACTCCTTCCAAGCCACATTTGAGTGGCCTCTACAGTTTTTAATCTCCACTCTCCATGGAAACATATACAGGAAATGCAACCTTTTGTTTGTCTTGTTCACAACACGAGTCCTGTAAAGCATTCACATTTGTAGCGTGAAGTGGTCTTGGACTTGGGTTCAGATCTCTTTCCTGCCATGGATTTTCTGTGTGACTTTGGTCAAGTaactccttttcagccattcagATTgatggattgtgggggagggagtaGGCCAGGCTTTTGGGATAGCATCACTTTATGCCATAATATAActtttttattaaaaacaattcactaTGTGTATGAACATTCAACCCGTAAGTGATGTAACAGGGCTGGAGAGGGGCAGGGAAACATGGGCAGTTCTCTTATTCCAGATGAGctgtttgtcccccccccctccttaaccagaagagccagtttggtgtaatggttaagagcagaagaactctaatttggagaactgggtttgattccccactctaccgcttgaagccagcagggtgacccataggtcagtcacagcttctcggagctctcagccccaccaacctcacagggtgattgttgtgagaataataataacacactttgtaaactgctctgagtgtggcatgaagttgtcctgaagggtagtatataaattgaatgttgttgttgttgttgttgttgttaaggcacAGTATGGCCTCTCAGAAAAGGCTTTGCCTTCCACAAGCCCATTTTCTCCCCCTGATGTTACCACTGATCTAATTGCTAATAGAATAATCTGGGACTGTGTTAGTCACCAAACATAATATTTGCACCTGCTTCTTCTTATGCTTGGTCCTCTGACCAAGGCCATGGATGTTCTTTTGGAAACAATAGTCTGTCAAGGAAAGTTCACACAAGAAATCTTATTTTTGCCCCAGCATGATTGTATACACGGGTGTACGACCACCTTGAGGAACATCAGTGCCCTGGTTAGCAACTAGTTTTCTATCTAAGAGATTTTTATTGCACCTTTCCTCCATAGAGCTTAGAATGACATCCCTGACtcttccttcctcattttatccacaaaacaatcctgtgaggtaggttaggctgagagtgtgtgacagacCCACTTAGGTCATCCAGCCAGTTTCATTGAAGTGGgaggatctgaacctggatctcccagatcctagtttaaccactacacctcacaGTAAGATATTCTAAAAATTCATCTTTTTGAATTCTGAAAGAGCCACTTCGAGAAACAGCAAGCAGGGACTTTTAACAAGGATCTCCTTAAATGGCCTCAGGCAATTTCTGTGGCTGCAGACCCCATTCACCACactttccccccacctccaagcTGTTAACTGGGGGAAGCGCCCTTTCTCAGGATTGAATCTGACCTCTAGTCACTGATCCCTGTTAGTGTGAATTAGATGATACAGAGAGATCAATTCCTGTGACCACAGCGGCTGAGGAAGGGCAGTGCTTTTGCAATCTTTGAAATTCTTCTGGGAGAATTTGTACGTATAAAAGCCTAGTCCATACTTCCTCCATGCCCAGCAATTGTGGGCAAATGCCTATGGCGGAAGAGGCTTAGCAAAGGTCACCTGGCAAGTCTATGAACTGATCTTTTGATACAAGGCATCCTGTGATGAGCCAGAGGTAAATCCTTTTGGGGGAAGAGCAAGAATCAAGttcagtggcgccttagagagtccaactagatttccaggctatgagcttttgagCATCAAAGCTCCctccataccctggaaatctagttggtctcaggtgcaactggactcgaatcttgcttttctactgtagactgacacagctacccacctgaagctccCTTTTTGGGGAGAGTCTCTCTCAGCAGCAGATTTGGAGACTGCTGCCATTGCtgccaaagagcaagatccaggtccaattgCACcctaaagaccagctagatttcctaggtatgagctttcaaaagtcaaagctttggctctcaaaagctcataccttggaaatctagttccAGGTGCATAGACGTATTggcctgtagtagaaaagcaggattcagGTCGGTCCAgtctttaagatactactggaccctaatcttgcttttggaaatctagttggggtttaaggtgctcttggacccggatcttgctcttccactgcagaccagcaccgctacccacctgaaaataccaTTGCTGCCAATCCACCttaaaacatcccccccccctccctcaattGCATCTCTCTGGGTCCCTTGggagtggggaagggaaagagagagagagtgagagagatctGTGCATTttagaaggggggaggaaggagggggaaagggaaggctgTGCGAGAGACGCAGGGAAGAAGAAGGGATAGGGAAAGCCGTCAAGGGAAGAGTGagagcgggagggagggagaaggagggagggaccgGGCGAGAGGGAAGGTGGAAGAGTCGGGGAAAGagtgaaagaaagagagggagagtagAGGAGCACGGGGGGTGAAATAGGACAGCCAGAGAaggtgggcagggaaggggggacaGCCAGGTGAAGCAGggaaggacagagagaaggcgGAAGCCCCGCTGGAGGAGAAATAGGGAGCGGAGAGAGAAAAGGGGGCAGTGAGCCGAGGAGCAGGGGCGACGGGGCAGAGCAAGCGGACGGGCAAGAAGTTGAGCCAGGCACTCCCCAGCTCTCCCCCTCCGATCGCCGgccgcctctcccctcccccggcGTCCTGCCACACAACCCACGCGGCAGGGAGTCCCGCCGCTCCTCAGCCCTCCCCCGGGCAGAAGGAGGGGCCGGAGGATGCCCAGCCCCGAGCAGTGACCTCCCACCTGGCTGCCCCCTCGGCCCCGCGCTCTCCCCCCTCCGTCTTCCCGATCGTGCGAGAGGAGGGGCGCGGGGTATCCCCTGGAGAGGGGGCGGGAGCGAGATGGAGGGCTGCAAGGAGACTTAGGCGGGCGGGAGGGGGCGATCGGACGCGATGGAGAGGGCGCCGGGCTGGCAAGGGCCATAGGGGGCACGGGGGGGGGCATCGGTAGGTTTCGGCGGAGCACGCGTGGATCGGCGTCTCCAGAGGCTGCGAACCGGGATGCTGAGGAGGGGGCACCTCCGGCTCTGAAGCACCCCCCCAACCCTCCACACCGCGATGGGGACCAGCCTGGGGGGGCTTTACCTGCTGGGAGTCCTGGCAGCAACTTGTATGGCTGGTAAGAGTCGGCTCTGGGGAGAGAGACGGGAGGGGGAGGTCAGCCtgggatggtgggggggggcggcggtTGCTGGAGGCAAGGAAGGGGGGATCCCGTGGAAGACTAAGGGTAAGCTGGGCAGGAGGCGATGGGGCAGCAGCCAAGCAGAGAGgtgcatctatctatctatctatctatctatctatctatctatctatctatctatctatctatctatctatctatctatctatctatctatctatctatctatctatctatctatctatctatctatctatctttgcTTTCTTGCCCCTTTTTGTTAATCTGTTTGCTAACATCCTATTTTACCCACAATGGCCAGTATATCCATATAAAACCCACCTGCCttgctttcttttgcatctttctGCATATCTAATCTATGGAGTCATCCTCTTCTAATCTCTTTTTCTGGGTACGTGTTTGTCCACCTTTCACCCCTATTTTTCTATACGTGGATAACGCAAGGTTTCATTTGTACCAGAGTACTCGACCCCGGAACACTAATGAAGTGATATAACAAAGTCaaaagtgcctctgagcatgtgcagtatGTGTTCCCCTCACCAGTGAGCCCCATTGCAGGCAGGTCCACTTTTATGTCTGGGATTTCTTCTGCTAGGGGTATAACTTTTGGCTCTCAAGTCACAGAACTTCTTTTCCTGTCTATTGTCCATCTGTTGGTCTTTTTTTACAATCCTTCAATATCAATCATGAAAGGAAGGATAGATTAATATTGTCAGGAGAGATATTATGGTGTACAGTGGAGACtgaggagaaccaggttcaaatctgtgCTCGGCCCTAAAGTACACTGGCTGACCTTAGGCCGGTCACCATCATTCCaactaatctgcctcacagggttattgcgaGGATAACAGAGGGCAGGGGACCACCTGAGTGCCTTCGAGGGAAGCCGATAACACTCACATGTGTATAGGGTTTTCAAACAGAGGTATGGTGCCCTTAAAGTTCCATGTTTCGGTCTCCCCCACTCCACTAATTAATCCTTTcctctctgtttctcttttcctccagtGCAGTTTGTTCCTGCAAAGACCTATGAGGACTGGTGGGCGTACAAGGAGACTCTTCATGGTAGCTTTGTGCCAGGTATGAGCCCTTGCTCAACGGAGAAAGGGA encodes the following:
- the LOC129339535 gene encoding sulfotransferase 2B1-like, translating into MARQVPRSIEYGGITFPSLVHTEASVRYAHQSFQVRDSDVFSITYPKSGTTWMQEILSLIHSNGDPTLSQSVPSWERVPWIEQKTAVEYLENRPGPRLITSHLPSTLFPESFFASQAKAIYTVRDPRDVCVSLYYYAKMSSFLEYKEDFGEFIEMFSAGKILFGSWFDHVKGWLVYRNQINFLLLTYDELLQNLQGSVLRICQFLGKDLDASAVDSVVANASFETMKSNKMVNYSLIPDDVMDQKVSPFFRKGISGDWKNHFTPEQSAAFHHLYQEKMKEVDISFPWDELQSKIHQEP